The following coding sequences lie in one Carassius gibelio isolate Cgi1373 ecotype wild population from Czech Republic chromosome A17, carGib1.2-hapl.c, whole genome shotgun sequence genomic window:
- the LOC127933319 gene encoding zinc finger protein Pegasus isoform X1, giving the protein MGEEKPEPLDFVKDFQEYLSQQTQHVNMISGSVIGAKDSDDLQGELGQNGLEHPAVDISLEDSSGMLVDGFERTYDGKLKCRYCNYATRGTARLIEHIRIHTGEKPHRCHLCPFASAYERHLEAHMRSHTGEKPYKCELCSFRCSDRSNLSHHRRRRHKLLPMKGARSALSHRKMLSVLQKRGNSLGYGRRLLINLSPPSMVLQKPSSEQHHLGDFSHDLPPHAHLHQEAYNGLGKDAQVSGVIGSGSREEQDMALDNPLNQLSTLAGQLASLPPEAQGAPVSPGAESLPDEKPTFLIQQPVMAPAAVSVSTAQASSPITPEPRPAAHSGCSPGVGPCSERTSTPSGTNSQPGTPTQVQDPQMLHHCPHCHIYFPDNILYTIHMGCHGYENPFQCNICGHRCRNSYDFACHFARGQHK; this is encoded by the exons ATGGGCGAGGAGAAGCCAGAACCACTAGATTTTGTGAAGGACTTTCAGGAGTACCTGAGTCAACAGACCCAACATGTCAACATGATATCTGGTTCTGTCATCGGAGCCAAAGACAGTGATGATCTCCAAGGAG AACTTGGTCAGAATGGCCTAGAGCACCCTGCAGTGGACATCTCCTTAGAAGATAGTTCAGGGATGTTGGTGGATGGCTTTGAGAGAACATACGATGGTAAACTCAAGTGCCGCTATTGCAACTATGCCACCAGAGGCACTGCACGTCTGATTGAACACATTCGCATCCACACAG GTGAAAAACCCCATAGATGTCACCTGTGTCCATTCGCTTCAGCGTACGAGCGCCACCTGGAGGCACACATGCGTTCTCACACAGGCGAGAAGCCTTACAAGTGTGAGCTCTGCTCCTTCCGCTGCAGCGATCGCAGTAACCTTTCACATCACCGGCGTCGAAGACACAAACTCCTCCCCATGAAGGGTGCACGCTCCGCTCTCTCTCACCGAAAGATGCTCAGTGTTTTGCAGAAGAGAGGAAACTCACTTGGTTATGGCCGCCGGCTGCTCATCAACCTCAGCCCGCCATCCATGGTGTTGCAAAAGCCCAGCTCAGAGCAGCACCACCTGGGTGACTTCTCTCATGATCTCCCTCCCCACGCCCACCTCCATCAGGAGGCCTATAATGGTCTAGGAAAGGATGCACAAGTTAGTGGAGTAATTGGAAGTGGCTCCAGGGAGGAGCAAGACATGGCATTGGACAACCCGCTGAACCAGCTTTCAACTTTGGCCGGTCAGCTTGCCAGCCTACCACCGGAGGCCCAAGGTGCACCGGTGTCTCCCGGAGCAGAATCTCTACCAGACGAAAAACCCACATTCCTCATCCAACAGCCTGTGATGGCACCTGCTGCCGTCTCTGTCAGCACGGCTCAAGCTTCTTCTCCCATCACCCCCGAGCCCAGACCAGCTGCGCACAGCGGCTGTAGCCCTGGAGTTGGACCCTGCAGCGAAAGAACCAGCACTCCCAGTGGTACCAACAGCCAGCCAGGGACGCCAACCCAGGTACAGGACCCCCAGATGCTCCACCACTGCCCCCACTGTCACATATATTTCCCTGACAACATCCTTTACACCATCCACATGGGCTGCCATGGTTATGAGAACCCTTTCCAGTGTAACATATGCGGACACAGGTGCAGAAACAGCTATGATTTTGCCTGTCACTTTGCGAGAGGCCAGCACAAATAA
- the LOC127933318 gene encoding deleted in malignant brain tumors 1 protein isoform X2, which translates to MEALTLLLCLLLTAKTSQASCGGTMTDWMGEFFSPLYPQNYPHSSLCTWTIHSTGTTTVLLTFTDVFLETCCDYIRVYNGPSTLFPLLGEIRENENKRYNSSSNDLTVLFFSDGSVSRRGFHAKWVFVDSNSCRNNCGYSLGTCSCDDSCQDNRNCCYDYNRYCTLTTTWPTTTDFPSCMYNCGYNLGSCSCTSDCQYYDSCCLDYADYCSTTTAATTATTATTYWMNTPSFSPSCMYNCGYHLGTCSCTSDCQYYGNCCPDYDSHCSTTTTTTYWPETTDPSCRYNCGYNFSSCSCNYDCQYYGNCCNDFHWYCPLYPTTVSHPQCGGHLYGAGLFSSPNYPNYYHDNAYCVWHLSAQQGQRIFLTFADVQLERCCNCDYITVYDGSSTGYPQLGRVCFNDTTHQVFHSSSRYLTVVFRSDYSDVSHGFKALFTSSLTADEGRVDCSSDNMVIVIQRSYLNSLGLSENDLYVNDHLCRPTISSTEVVFRFPLDTCGTVKEMMNGYVSYTNNVRASQSQSGEITRQSQFLLHVGCRMEPDTMVQIFYKAKEIVSANITGTGRFNASIAFFTSSSFSQQIYDSPYKVNLNQLLYVQVKLNRLDNSLDLFLDTCVASPNPNDFKDHSYDLLRNGCSRDNTYYSYTNGQHYYAQFSFQAFKFLRTHAYVYLQCKVIICPDNDYNSRCRQGCRLRRKRSLDSTYHTNTVTLGPIKLKGT; encoded by the exons ATGGAAGCTCTGACTCTCCTTCTCTGTCTGCTTCTAACGGCTAAAACCTCTCAGG CATCATGTGGTGGCACTATGACAGATTGGATGGGTGAATTTTTCAGTCCTCTGTATCCTCAAAACTACCCTCATAGCTCACTGTGCACATGGACCATTCATAGCACAGGGACGACGACTGTGTTATTGACCTTCACTGATGTTTT TTTGGAAACATGCTGTGATTACATCAGAGTATATAATGGTCCTTCTACCCTCTTCCCCTTATTGGGAGAAATACGGGAGAATGAGAACAAACGCTACAACTCCAGCTCCAATGATCTGACTGTGCTTTTCTTCAGCGATGGCAGCGTATCAAGAAGAGGATTTCATGCAAAGTGGGTTTTTGTAG ATTCCAATTCATGCAGGAATAACTGTGGATACTCCCTTGGCACTTGTTCGTGTGACGACTCCTGTCAGGACAACAGGAACTGTTGCTATGATTACAACC GCTACTGCACACTGACGACGACTTGGCCAACTACAACAG ATTTCCCCTCTTGCATGTATAACTGTGGATACAACCTCGGAAGCTGCTCATGCACCTCTGACTGTCAGTACTATGACAGCTGTTGCCTCGATTACGCCG ACTACTgctcaacaacaacagcagcaacaacagcaacaacagcaacaacttACTGGATGAATACTCCTTCATTCT CTCCCTCCTGCATGTATAACTGTGGGTACCATCTCGGCACCTGCTCATGCACCTCTGACTGTCAGTACTATGGCAACTGTTGCCCTGACTATGACA GTCACTGCTCAACAACAACTACCACTACTTACTGGCCAGAAACAACAG ATCCCTCCTGCAGGTATAACTGTGGATACAATTTCAGCAGCTGCTCATGCAACTACGACTGTCAGTACTATGGCAACTGTTGCAATGACTTTCACT GGTATTGCCCATTGTACCCAACAACAG TTTCTCACCCTCAGTGTGGAGGACACCTGTATGGTGCTGGGCTGTTTTCCAGTCCAAACTACCCAAACTATTACCATGACAATGCCTACTGTGTGTGGCATCTCTCTGCTCAGCAAGGACAGAGGATCTTCCTGACATTTGCTGATGTGCA ACTTGAGCGCTGCTGTAACTGTGACTACATCACCGTATACGACGGCTCTTCCACTGGTTATCCACAGCTAGGAAGGGTCTGTTTTAATGACACCACACACCAGGTGTTTCACTCTTCTTCACGATACTTGACTGTTGTCTTCAGGAGCGACTACTCTGATGTCAGCCATGGTTTCAAGGCCCTTTTCACAAGCTCTCTGACTGCAGATGAAG GTCGTGTGGATTGTTCCTCAGACAACATGGTCATTGTCATTCAGAGGTCTTACCTt aacTCACTCGGGTTGAGTGAAAATGACCTTTATGTGAATGACCATCTTTGCAGACCCACTATAAGCAGTACTGAAGTTGTGTTCAGATTCCCTCTTGACACATGTGGAACTGTCAAAGAG ATGATGAATGGTTATGTGTCCTACACCAACAATGTGCGGGCCTCTCAGTCTCAGTCGGGTGAAATCACTCGTCAGTCACAGTTCCTACTACACGTGGGCTGCAGAATGGAGCCGGACACCATGGTGCAGATATTCTACAAGGCCAAGGAGATCGTCAGTGCCAACATCACAGGAACCGGACGCTTCAATGCCAGCATAGCTTTCTTCACCTCCAGCAGTTTCAGTCAACAAATTTATGACTCTCCATATAAGGTGAACCTCAACCAGCTTCTCTACGTTCAGGTCAAGCTAAACAGGCTTGACAACAGTCTGGATCTGTTCCTGGACACCTGTGTAGCATCTCCAAATCCCAATGACTTCAAAGATCACTCCTATGATCTGCTGCGTAATGG ATGTTCCAGAGACAACACATATTATTCCTATACCAATGGTCAGCACTACTATGCTCAGTTCAGTTTCCAGGCTTTCAAGTTCCTTCGGACTCACGCCTATGTGTACCTGCAGTGTAAGGTAATCATCTGCCCTGATAACGACTACAATTCTCGCTGCCGCCAAGGTTGCCGCTTGCGTCGCAAGAGATCCCTTGACAGCACCTACCACACCAATACTGTGACGCTGGGGCCAATCAAACTCAAAG GAACCTAG
- the LOC127933318 gene encoding deleted in malignant brain tumors 1 protein isoform X1 has product MEALTLLLCLLLTAKTSQASCGGTMTDWMGEFFSPLYPQNYPHSSLCTWTIHSTGTTTVLLTFTDVFLETCCDYIRVYNGPSTLFPLLGEIRENENKRYNSSSNDLTVLFFSDGSVSRRGFHAKWVFVDSNSCRNNCGYSLGTCSCDDSCQDNRNCCYDYNRYCTLTTTWPTTTDFPSCMYNCGYNLGSCSCTSDCQYYDSCCLDYADYCSTTTAATTATTATTYWMNTPSFSPSCMYNCGYHLGTCSCTSDCQYYGNCCPDYDNYCPKTTTWPTTTAPSCRYSCGYDLDLCSCSNECQYYGNCCPDFESFCIATIHPPDDPTAPSCMYNCGYHLGYCSCSRACQHFGDCCHDYEHICMRTTTPTTTTSTHMADTADAYSCENNCGQRLPLCSCDDDCQYYGSCCPDYDSHCSTTTTTTYWPETTDPSCRYNCGYNFSSCSCNYDCQYYGNCCNDFHWYCPLYPTTVSHPQCGGHLYGAGLFSSPNYPNYYHDNAYCVWHLSAQQGQRIFLTFADVQLERCCNCDYITVYDGSSTGYPQLGRVCFNDTTHQVFHSSSRYLTVVFRSDYSDVSHGFKALFTSSLTADEGRVDCSSDNMVIVIQRSYLNSLGLSENDLYVNDHLCRPTISSTEVVFRFPLDTCGTVKEMMNGYVSYTNNVRASQSQSGEITRQSQFLLHVGCRMEPDTMVQIFYKAKEIVSANITGTGRFNASIAFFTSSSFSQQIYDSPYKVNLNQLLYVQVKLNRLDNSLDLFLDTCVASPNPNDFKDHSYDLLRNGCSRDNTYYSYTNGQHYYAQFSFQAFKFLRTHAYVYLQCKVIICPDNDYNSRCRQGCRLRRKRSLDSTYHTNTVTLGPIKLKGT; this is encoded by the exons ATGGAAGCTCTGACTCTCCTTCTCTGTCTGCTTCTAACGGCTAAAACCTCTCAGG CATCATGTGGTGGCACTATGACAGATTGGATGGGTGAATTTTTCAGTCCTCTGTATCCTCAAAACTACCCTCATAGCTCACTGTGCACATGGACCATTCATAGCACAGGGACGACGACTGTGTTATTGACCTTCACTGATGTTTT TTTGGAAACATGCTGTGATTACATCAGAGTATATAATGGTCCTTCTACCCTCTTCCCCTTATTGGGAGAAATACGGGAGAATGAGAACAAACGCTACAACTCCAGCTCCAATGATCTGACTGTGCTTTTCTTCAGCGATGGCAGCGTATCAAGAAGAGGATTTCATGCAAAGTGGGTTTTTGTAG ATTCCAATTCATGCAGGAATAACTGTGGATACTCCCTTGGCACTTGTTCGTGTGACGACTCCTGTCAGGACAACAGGAACTGTTGCTATGATTACAACC GCTACTGCACACTGACGACGACTTGGCCAACTACAACAG ATTTCCCCTCTTGCATGTATAACTGTGGATACAACCTCGGAAGCTGCTCATGCACCTCTGACTGTCAGTACTATGACAGCTGTTGCCTCGATTACGCCG ACTACTgctcaacaacaacagcagcaacaacagcaacaacagcaacaacttACTGGATGAATACTCCTTCATTCT CTCCCTCCTGCATGTATAACTGTGGGTACCATCTCGGCACCTGCTCATGCACCTCTGACTGTCAGTACTATGGCAACTGTTGCCCTGACTATGACA ACTACTGCCCCAAGACAACCACTTGGCCAACTACAACAG CTCCCTCCTGCAGGTATTCCTGTGGATATGACCTTGACTTGTGCTCATGCTCCAACGAGTGTCAGTACTATGGCAACTGTTGCCCTGACTTTGAAA GCTTCTGTATAGCAACAATTCACCCACCAGATGATCCAACAG CACCCTCTTGCATGTATAACTGTGGGTATCACCTTGGTTATTGTTCATGCTCCAGAGCCTGCCAGCACTTTGGTGACTGTTGTCATGATTATGAGC ACATCTGCATGAGAAcaacaacaccaacaacaacaacgtcAACTCACATGGCAGATACAGCAG ATGCATACTCCTGTGAGAATAACTGTGGCCAAAGGCTTCCTCTCTGTAGTTGTGATGATGACTGTCAGTACTATGGCAGCTGTTGCCCTGACTATGACA GTCACTGCTCAACAACAACTACCACTACTTACTGGCCAGAAACAACAG ATCCCTCCTGCAGGTATAACTGTGGATACAATTTCAGCAGCTGCTCATGCAACTACGACTGTCAGTACTATGGCAACTGTTGCAATGACTTTCACT GGTATTGCCCATTGTACCCAACAACAG TTTCTCACCCTCAGTGTGGAGGACACCTGTATGGTGCTGGGCTGTTTTCCAGTCCAAACTACCCAAACTATTACCATGACAATGCCTACTGTGTGTGGCATCTCTCTGCTCAGCAAGGACAGAGGATCTTCCTGACATTTGCTGATGTGCA ACTTGAGCGCTGCTGTAACTGTGACTACATCACCGTATACGACGGCTCTTCCACTGGTTATCCACAGCTAGGAAGGGTCTGTTTTAATGACACCACACACCAGGTGTTTCACTCTTCTTCACGATACTTGACTGTTGTCTTCAGGAGCGACTACTCTGATGTCAGCCATGGTTTCAAGGCCCTTTTCACAAGCTCTCTGACTGCAGATGAAG GTCGTGTGGATTGTTCCTCAGACAACATGGTCATTGTCATTCAGAGGTCTTACCTt aacTCACTCGGGTTGAGTGAAAATGACCTTTATGTGAATGACCATCTTTGCAGACCCACTATAAGCAGTACTGAAGTTGTGTTCAGATTCCCTCTTGACACATGTGGAACTGTCAAAGAG ATGATGAATGGTTATGTGTCCTACACCAACAATGTGCGGGCCTCTCAGTCTCAGTCGGGTGAAATCACTCGTCAGTCACAGTTCCTACTACACGTGGGCTGCAGAATGGAGCCGGACACCATGGTGCAGATATTCTACAAGGCCAAGGAGATCGTCAGTGCCAACATCACAGGAACCGGACGCTTCAATGCCAGCATAGCTTTCTTCACCTCCAGCAGTTTCAGTCAACAAATTTATGACTCTCCATATAAGGTGAACCTCAACCAGCTTCTCTACGTTCAGGTCAAGCTAAACAGGCTTGACAACAGTCTGGATCTGTTCCTGGACACCTGTGTAGCATCTCCAAATCCCAATGACTTCAAAGATCACTCCTATGATCTGCTGCGTAATGG ATGTTCCAGAGACAACACATATTATTCCTATACCAATGGTCAGCACTACTATGCTCAGTTCAGTTTCCAGGCTTTCAAGTTCCTTCGGACTCACGCCTATGTGTACCTGCAGTGTAAGGTAATCATCTGCCCTGATAACGACTACAATTCTCGCTGCCGCCAAGGTTGCCGCTTGCGTCGCAAGAGATCCCTTGACAGCACCTACCACACCAATACTGTGACGCTGGGGCCAATCAAACTCAAAG GAACCTAG
- the LOC127933319 gene encoding zinc finger protein Pegasus isoform X2 produces MLVDGFERTYDGKLKCRYCNYATRGTARLIEHIRIHTGEKPHRCHLCPFASAYERHLEAHMRSHTGEKPYKCELCSFRCSDRSNLSHHRRRRHKLLPMKGARSALSHRKMLSVLQKRGNSLGYGRRLLINLSPPSMVLQKPSSEQHHLGDFSHDLPPHAHLHQEAYNGLGKDAQVSGVIGSGSREEQDMALDNPLNQLSTLAGQLASLPPEAQGAPVSPGAESLPDEKPTFLIQQPVMAPAAVSVSTAQASSPITPEPRPAAHSGCSPGVGPCSERTSTPSGTNSQPGTPTQVQDPQMLHHCPHCHIYFPDNILYTIHMGCHGYENPFQCNICGHRCRNSYDFACHFARGQHK; encoded by the exons ATGTTGGTGGATGGCTTTGAGAGAACATACGATGGTAAACTCAAGTGCCGCTATTGCAACTATGCCACCAGAGGCACTGCACGTCTGATTGAACACATTCGCATCCACACAG GTGAAAAACCCCATAGATGTCACCTGTGTCCATTCGCTTCAGCGTACGAGCGCCACCTGGAGGCACACATGCGTTCTCACACAGGCGAGAAGCCTTACAAGTGTGAGCTCTGCTCCTTCCGCTGCAGCGATCGCAGTAACCTTTCACATCACCGGCGTCGAAGACACAAACTCCTCCCCATGAAGGGTGCACGCTCCGCTCTCTCTCACCGAAAGATGCTCAGTGTTTTGCAGAAGAGAGGAAACTCACTTGGTTATGGCCGCCGGCTGCTCATCAACCTCAGCCCGCCATCCATGGTGTTGCAAAAGCCCAGCTCAGAGCAGCACCACCTGGGTGACTTCTCTCATGATCTCCCTCCCCACGCCCACCTCCATCAGGAGGCCTATAATGGTCTAGGAAAGGATGCACAAGTTAGTGGAGTAATTGGAAGTGGCTCCAGGGAGGAGCAAGACATGGCATTGGACAACCCGCTGAACCAGCTTTCAACTTTGGCCGGTCAGCTTGCCAGCCTACCACCGGAGGCCCAAGGTGCACCGGTGTCTCCCGGAGCAGAATCTCTACCAGACGAAAAACCCACATTCCTCATCCAACAGCCTGTGATGGCACCTGCTGCCGTCTCTGTCAGCACGGCTCAAGCTTCTTCTCCCATCACCCCCGAGCCCAGACCAGCTGCGCACAGCGGCTGTAGCCCTGGAGTTGGACCCTGCAGCGAAAGAACCAGCACTCCCAGTGGTACCAACAGCCAGCCAGGGACGCCAACCCAGGTACAGGACCCCCAGATGCTCCACCACTGCCCCCACTGTCACATATATTTCCCTGACAACATCCTTTACACCATCCACATGGGCTGCCATGGTTATGAGAACCCTTTCCAGTGTAACATATGCGGACACAGGTGCAGAAACAGCTATGATTTTGCCTGTCACTTTGCGAGAGGCCAGCACAAATAA